Genomic segment of Trueperaceae bacterium:
CGGCCCTCTTCGTTGCGCTCGCCGTGGGCGTGGCCCTGTTCGGCAGCCGCGTCGACGCCGCCACGGCCACCGAGCCCGCGCACGCCGCGCACGCCGCGACCAGCACGACCGACCACGCCCACGAGCTGACCGTCAACATGCCCACGACGAGGAAGGCGTTCCTCGACGACCCCGAGGACCTCGTGCCGGTCGCCGAGCTTCCGCTGATCGAGGGCGTGCTCGGCTACGCGCCCAACGTCGCGCCGCCCGTCGACCGCGACTACCGCGCCCACGTCGAGATCGAGCTCGAGGTCACCGAGGAGGTCATGCGCCTGGCCGACGGTGTCGAGTACCGCTTCTGGACCTTCGGCGGCTCCGTCCCCGGCCCCATGATCCGCGTCCGCCAGGGCGACTTCGTCACTTTCACCCTGCAGAACCACCCGTCGAGCCTCATGCCCCACAACATCGACCTGCACGCCGTGACCGGCCAGGGCGGCGGCGCCGAGGCGACCCTCATCTCCCCCGGTCAGCAGGCGACGTTCTCCTTCACGGCGCTCCAGGCGGGCGTGTACATCTACCACTGCGCCACCGCGCCCGTCGGCATGCACATCGCCAACGGCATGTACGGCCTGATCGTCGTCGAGCCGAAGGAAGGCTACGCGCCGGTCGACAAGGAGTTCTACGTCGTGCAGGGCGACTTCTACACGAAGGGCAACTTCGGCGAGCGCGGCCTGCAGGACTTCGACATGCAGCGCGCCATCGACGAGGACGCCGCCTACGTCGTCTTCAACGGCTCCGTCGGCTCCCTCGTCGGTGAGAACGCCATCTTCGCGGAGACCGGCGACACCGTCCGCATCTTCTTCGGCAACGGCGGCCCCAACCTCACGAGCTCCTTCCACGTGATCGGCGAGATCTTCGACAACGTCTACGTCGAGGCGGGCGGCCTGGTCAATCACGACGTCCAGACGACGCTCGTGCCGGCCGGCGGCGCTACGGTGGTGGAGTTCAAGACGGACGTGCCGGGCACGTACAACCTCGTCGACCACGCCATCTTCCGCGCGTTCAACAAGGGTGCCGTGGGGCAGCTCGTGGTGACCGGCGATCACGACCACGTGGTCTTCACCGAGCGCACCGACATCCGCCCGTACGTCCCCGCCGACGGCCAGTAGGAACCTGCCAGTCGTGGGGTCGGGCCGCCGCTCGCCGTCGAGGCGCGAGGGCGCACGACCCCAGGAGCTAGACGGCGGCGCGCCGGAGAGGCGCGCCGCCGACCCGGCCGGAGAGGCGCGATGAGC
This window contains:
- the nirK gene encoding copper-containing nitrite reductase produces the protein MRDERGNVPIGAIYGLAALFVALAVGVALFGSRVDAATATEPAHAAHAATSTTDHAHELTVNMPTTRKAFLDDPEDLVPVAELPLIEGVLGYAPNVAPPVDRDYRAHVEIELEVTEEVMRLADGVEYRFWTFGGSVPGPMIRVRQGDFVTFTLQNHPSSLMPHNIDLHAVTGQGGGAEATLISPGQQATFSFTALQAGVYIYHCATAPVGMHIANGMYGLIVVEPKEGYAPVDKEFYVVQGDFYTKGNFGERGLQDFDMQRAIDEDAAYVVFNGSVGSLVGENAIFAETGDTVRIFFGNGGPNLTSSFHVIGEIFDNVYVEAGGLVNHDVQTTLVPAGGATVVEFKTDVPGTYNLVDHAIFRAFNKGAVGQLVVTGDHDHVVFTERTDIRPYVPADGQ